Within the Cupriavidus malaysiensis genome, the region CTCGCAAGCCCCTATTCCGGGCTCGCTTCGACTGCAGGAGCCCGGCCGTGCCGGCGCGCCCAGCCGGCCGCGCAACTGGCACCACGACGTCGCGTTACAGAAAGTCACCGCTGTGCGGATTCGCTAATACACGGCCGAGCCGTGCTCACCTAAAGTCTCTGCAAGAGACGAAAGGAGAGAAATCATGCGGAAGGCTGCAGCACTTGTGCTTCTGGTCGGCGTTACGGCGCTGGGCTCCAACATGGCTGAGGCGCGGGTGGATGTCGGCATCGGCATCGGCTTGCCGGCGCCAGTATTTGTCGCCCCGCCGCCCGAATACTACGAACCGGCCCCGGTCATCGTCCAACCGGCGCCCGTCGTCGCGGCTCCGGCCTACTACGATGACGCGTGGCAGGCTCGCGCTTGGAGAGAGCGCCAGTGGCGCGAGCAGCGGTGGAGGGAGCACGAATGGCGGGAGCGCCAGCGCGAACGGCGTCACTGGCACGACGACGATGACGACTGAACGCTTTCGCCGCCGTGAACCCGCAGGGCAGATCCGCATCTGACAGCCGGGTTCCGGCGCACCTCCGACACGCGCGAGCTGCCGCCGGGCATCATTGCGAATCGCGCCCAATCCTCGCGAGCGAGCTGGACGGTCGTGAGCCAGTGGCGAATGGCCGCCCGCGCCGCGCTTGTGTCCCGGAGCCGTGGCGGTGACCCGGTGGGGCGGTTCTTCCCTTGCCGCCACCGCGCCCGGAATCCGGCACTCAGCGCCCCGAGAAGACCACCATGGGCTGCAGTTTCAACACCGTTCGCGCACTGAGTGCCGCCGCGACGAGGCTGACCACGAGCACCATCAGGGCGCCGAACAGCGGCGTGAACCACATGATGCGGAAGGGGAAGCCAGCATTGGCCGCGAGGCTGCCGAGCATGCTGCAGAGGCCGATGCCCAGACCGGTACCGATCAATGCGCACAGTCCCGCCTGCGCGAAGATCATCGAGAGCAACGTCCGAGCCGTCGTGCCCATCGCGCTGAGTACAGCGTACTGGCGCAGATTCTCCTGGGTAAACATGTAGAGCATGATGCCGGTCACGCCGAAGCCTACCGACATCGCCAAGGTGAGCATGGCGGCGATGTCGCCGACGTCTTCCGAGTTGGCCAGGATCCAGCGCACGGTACTGGCCTTGAAGTCCGCCGAGGACTGCGCCCGCAGGCCGGTCTGCGCCTCGATGCGTGTCGCTAGTCCCCGGGCCGCGACGCCGTTGGCCGCCCGCACGAGGACGAACGTAAGCTGCCGCCGCTCGGGAGGCAGGATGCGCAAGGCATGGCTCAGCGTGGTGTAGAACAATGGCCGGGGCGGATACCTTGGCAGGCCGTCGGAGCGTCCTGCCACCAGCACACGGCGGTCGTTGACGAGCAGTTCGTCCCCCGCGGCGAGTTCCCGTGCCGGCGCTTGAAGATGGGGGTGGGCGAACGGCCATTGGTCTGCCTTGTCGACGGGGGTCTCCAGTTTGTCGGTCGTGCCGCCGGCATCGACGACCACCGCGTCCGGCGCGCGCAGCGCCATGGGCGAGAGGCCGTCGCGCAGGGGTGGAATGCCGGGCAGTGAGGCATCGTCGACACCGATGACCTGGAAGGGCTGGACCCGTCCGCCCGGCAGGCGCGCCTGAACCGTACCCACAACCAGCGGCACCGCTGACGCCACGCCCTGCACGCTGCGCACGCGGTCCAGTGCCACCCAGGACATATTGGTCGTCTGCTCCACGGCTTCCACCGCCGGCTCCATCACCCAGACGTCGGCCGCGCCGTTCTCGCTGATGAGCGCGAAGCCCTGCGTCATGAAGCCCGTGAAATACGAGGCGGCGAAGGTGACCAGGAACGATGTGAACGTGATGCCGGCAATCAGCCCGGCATACTTGGCCCGATCTCCCAGCAGCATCCTGACGGCAATGTAGATCACCTCGGCTCGCCTCCCTGGTCCAGCGGTCGCGCCGCTCCCGCGCCTTGCGGGTCCATGTTCCAGCCGCCCCCAAGCGCCTTGTACAAGGCAACCAGGCTGAGCGATACGGCTGTGTCGCTTAACGCCAGATCGCTTTGCGCCTGGAAGAGAGCGCGCTGCGCGTCGAGCACCTCGCGAAAGTCGGCCAGGCCGCCCAGATACCGCCCTTGGGCGAATGCGGCGGCTTGTCCTTCCATGTCGACGGTCCTGGCGAGAGCCGCCCGGCGCGCTTGCTCGTGCCGGTATCCGGCCATCGCGTTCTCCGCATCCTCCATGCCTTGCAGGATCGCGCGGCGGTACACGATCAGCGCCTGCTGCTGCTGGGCGTCGCGCACCTCGATGGTGGCGACCACCTGTCCCCCTCGCAGGATGGGCCAGGTGATCGACGGGCCGACCGACCACAGCACGCTGGCGCCGGAAAAGAGATTGCCTGCCGCCACACTGGCGAGCCCCACCGTGCCGAGCAGCGTGAACCTGGGATAGAGGTCCGCCTTGGCCATCCCCAGCCGCGCGCCGGCTGCAGCCACTGCGCGTTCAGCACTGCGGATGTCGGGGCGCTGGCGCAGCAGGTCCGAGGGCAGGCCCAGCGCTGGCAGGGCTGGCGGGGCGGCCAGCGGCCGTTCCGTGCGCAACTCGTCCGCCAACGTACCGGGCGGCTCGCCGACCAGCACGTCCAGGCGATAGAGTGCCTTCTTGTACGCCATATCGAGCGTGGGCAACCGGGCGGCTGTGCGTTCGACCTGAGCCTCGGCGCGGGCAGCGTCGAGGTCCGCGGCCAGGCCGCCGGCGCGACGCGCGCGGATGAGCGCCAGCGTCTCCTGCTGGCTTGCCAGGCTCGCGCGGGCGATACCTCGTTGTGCCTCGATGCCGCGCAGCTCGATGTAGTTTCTCGACACTTCCGCGAGCAACGAGAGAAGCAGGGCGCCACGGTCATAGGCAGCAGCATCGAGATCGGCCTGCGCCGCCTCGGTGGCCCGGCGCGTGGCGCCGAACAGGTCGAGTTCCCACTTCGCATCGAAGCCGGCCTGGAACAGGTTCTCCGGCTGGCCCGGTGACTCGATCTCGCCATCCCGTTTCACGAGCAGCGGGTTCGGTGCGTTCTCGCTGTCCTGTTCGCGCCGCATGGAGGCTGCGGCGCCGATGGACGGGAGCCGCGCGGCGCCTGCGATCGTGCGCCTGGCACGCGCCTCGCGCAACCGTGCCTGGGCGAGCTGGAGATCCACGTTGGACTGCCGGGCGCGCTCGATCAGGTGGTCGAGCTCCTGGTCGTGGAACGTGGTCCACCAGGCCGCATCGGCCTGCGTGGCCGACGCGTGGCTATCGGGCGCCTCGTGCCAGTGTGCCGGCATGGCCGGCGCCGGCGGCGTGGGCACGGCCGTCACCGCGCAGGCGGACAGGGCCGCGCACAACATCGCGGGAAGGCAGCGGCGGTGCCTGGCCATCATGATGCCGGCGCCCCCGGAGACGCCGTCCCGGACGCCTGGATGAACACATCGACCTGCTGGCCGACATAGGTGCCCGGCAGCGAGGCCGGGTCAAAGCTGTAGATGACCTGCAGCACGCGCGCGTCGGTCCGCTCCGTGCTGCGGCCGGTCAGCGTGGTCTTAGGCACGACGTATGGCTCGATTCGTTCGAACCGCAGCGCGGTGTGCAGGCCGGGATTGCCCCGGACGAAGGCTTGCGCCGGCGCATCCGGCCGGACCCGCCCCGCATCGAACTCGTCGATGTCCACGCGCAGATAGAGCCGGGTGTCGTCGCCGAGCACGATCAGGGGCGCGGCCGGCGCTGCGTCCTGGGCGAACTCGCCCGGCCGCACGTTGACTTGCAGGACCTTTCCCGGCGTCAGTGCGCAGACCGTCCGGCGCTCGATGTCCAGCCGGATCTGTGCGATCCGGGCCCTGGCCCCGGCGAGAACGGCTGCGCTGATCGCCACGGCCGAGCGGCGGTTGCTCAGCTCCTCCACGCTGATGGCGCGCGGATCCGGAACACTCTCGGCCAGCCTGAGCAGCCCGCTGGCCTGCGCGGCCCTTGCCGCCGCCTCCTTCTCCGTGGCCAGCGCCGGGAGCAGCTGCGCTTGCAGATCGCGATCGTCGAGCTTGAAGAGCCGGTCACCCGCCTTCACACGGTCGCCCCATTTGACATAGATGTCGGTAACGATGCCGGGCACAGGCGTGCCGACGTCGATGTTGCCACCGTTCGCCTCGATGACGCCGGTCCCCGCCACCTGGGTGGCAAACGGTGCCCTGGCAGGCGGTACTGCCGGACCGTTGGGGACCGCCGGGCGGCTGTCGACGACGACGGCGATGACCGTGACGATCACCCCCGCCACGGCGAGTACCGGCAGCAGGTGCCTGCGGATCATTGCAACGCTCCTGGTAGCGCCGGGCCATCGACACTGACGATCATGCCGTCGTCCAGGTACGCGATGCGGTCGGCAAACTCGAATATGCGGTTGTCGTGCGTGACGACGATGAGGGAGCGCCCGGGCCGTCTTGCTTCATGCTGGAGCAAGGCCATGACGTGGTGCCCGGTAGCGTGGTCGAGATTGCTGGTCGGCTCATCGCAGACGATCAGCCTGGGCTCATGGATCAGCGCGCGGGCGATCGCGACGCGCTGTTGCTGGCCTCCGCTCAACTGTGCAGGCAGCGCATTCGCACGTTCATCCAAGCCGACGGCTGCCAGCATGGCTTCCGCCTTGGCAACGGCCTCCTTGCGCAGCGTACCCCGGATCAACAGCGGCACCGCAACATTCTCGGCGACCGTGAGCGTCCGTAGCAGATTGAATGCCTGGAACACGAACCCGATGGACTCCCCTCGCAAGCGTGCGCGCTCATCCGGGCCGAGCTGCTGGAAATCATGGTCGAGGACCAGGCATTGCCCGGCGTCCCGATCGAGCATGCCGGCAATGATCGACAGCAGCGTGGTCTTGCCGCTGCCGGAAGGGCCGACCAGCATCAGCAGTTCGCCGTAGCGGATATCGAGGTCGATGCCACGCAGGGCTGGCGCCAGGGCATCGCCTGAGCCGAAAGCCTTCTTCAGGCCTCGGCAGCGCACCGCGACGTCGGCGTCATCCGACTTCGCTGGACGGGTTTCGTTAGGTTTCGTCGACACAACACATGGGGCAGGCGACCGGCGAACAGCAGGCGTGCAGGCGTGCAGGCGTGCAGGCGTGCAGGCGTGCAGGCGTGCAGGCGGCACGATCCGATCGGTGCGCCGCCGACACGGCGGCACTTGGCCCCATGCTAAGCAAGCGGTTGTGAAGATTCTGTCAAGACGCGTCCGATGCTGGGGTGGGCGCGAAACGAAGTGACGCGCGCGTACCACGGCCGAGTTCGCTGTCCAGTTCGATCGCCCAGCCATACTGGTCGCAGATCCGTTTCACGATCGCCAGTCCAATGCCGCAACCGCTTGCCCGGGCTTCTTCCGGCCCAGCCTGGTAGAGGCGCTCGAACACATGTGGCAAGGCCTGCGGGGAGATGCCCGCGCCGGTATCCTCGAGCGCCAGCCTGCCGTCCTCATAGCTGAAGCGGATGTGGCCCTGTGCCGTATGGCGCACCGCATTGTCGACCAGGTTCGAGAGCACGATGGCAAGGGCTGGACGATTCGCCGTGACATGCTGGCCAGGATCGATGTCGACCATTGCTTCGACATCTTTGGCGGCCAGGCTGTCAGCGAACGGCGCCAGCGCCGTCCGGGCCATGTCCGCCATATTCACAGGTTCCTGGTGCTCGGCCGACGCTTCTCTTGCCAGCATCAGCAGGGCTTCGATCACCTCGCGCATCGTGTCGGCCGCGCGTTCGATCTGCTGCAACCGTACGCGGGACTTGCCGCGGATCGAATCGTCCTGATCGAGCAGTTCGCAGCCGGTCTTGACGATGGTCAGCGGGGTGCGCAGTTCATGGCTGACGTTCCCGGTAAATGACTTCTCGCGCTCCACCATGCTGGACATGCGCTGGTGGTAGGCATTGAACGCGCTCGCCAGTTCGGCCACCTCGGCTTCGTCATACCGGCCGGGGTTGACCGACGCCGCATCGCCAAGGCGGAGCGCCTTGACCTGGCGGGCCAGCCCCCCCACCTGACGCACCAGCAGGCCCGATAGGGCATAAGCAAGCCAGATCGTCAGCAGGGCGAAGACGCCGGTGCCTGCCATGAGGGCGTTGATGACTTGCTTGAAGCGCTGCTCGTAGGCGCCGAAATCGTAGACCCGGTACAAGCGTGCGTTGCCGAACGGGGCGACCGCAACGTGGATTTCCTGGCCGCCGACGAGGATCTCATGCGTGCCGAGCGGAAGATCCTTCACCGCTGCCGGCAACACGACCGGCTGCCGGGCGCCGCCCGACACATAGCCATTCATGTGCCGATCGAAGGGCGGCAGCAGGGCCGGATCGCTGCGGTACGACTGCAGCAGGTTGCCGATGTCCTCCTGGATCAGCGCGTCGATCAGACGCTCCTCCTGTGCCTCCGCCAGCGTCTTGACGCCAAGCGCCTGGGCGATCAGCAGCAGGATCGTCACCGCCGAGAAGGCGAGCGCGACCTTGAAGCGCAGGCTATTCCGCATCGGCACGGCCTGCGACGAACCGGTATCCCAGGCCGTGCACGGTTTCGATGAGGTTCGTTTCGCCGGGGGCGGTCAGCGCACGGCGCAGCGTGTAGACGTGCGCCCGCAGCGTATCGCTGTCGCCAAGTGCTTCGCCCCACACCTGTGTCTCGAGTTCGACCCGGCTGAAGACGCGAGCCGGCGACTGCATCAGGATACGCAACAGCTGCAGGCATTTCGGCGGCAGCTTGAGCTGACGGCCGGCACGCATGACCGTCAACGTGGCCAGATCCAGGCGGACGTCCGCGCAGCACAAGATGCCCTGTGCGACCTGGCCCTTGTAGCGCTTGATCAGCGCGCCCAGGCGCGCGCCGACTTCCTTCAGCGAGAACGGCTTGACCAGGTAGTCGTCGGCGCCATGCGTGAATCCGCTGAGCTTGTCGTCGAGGGTATCCTTGGCGGTCAGCATCAGCACGGGCGTATCCCGGCGCGCTTCCTCGCGCAGCTTGCGGCACAGCGCCAGGCCATCCATGCCGGGCAGCGAGAGGTCGAGCAGGATGGCATCCCACGGCTGCGACAAGGCCAGCTGCAGGCCGGCGAGGCCGTTCGACGCCAGGTCGACTTCGTAGCCTGTGTGTTCGAGATAATCGTAGAGGTTGGCCGCAATGCCGGCGTCATCTTCGATAACGAGTATCCGCATGCCGAGCGCTCCAGTAGTCCAAGCAGACCCGGATTGTGCCACCGCAGGCGGCGCGGGACGCAAGGCGTCGGCCCATGCGCTAAGCCGGCTTCCCGCAAGCAGCCGTCCGCGCACGTCGGCCAGAGAAGGTCAGAACTCCATCAGGTCCTTGGCAACGACCACTTGTCCGGAGAAGGACTTCTTGACCTCGGCCGCATAGCGCTCGTAATCGTCATGCTCGTCGACGGTCGGCAAGAGGTGGGTCAATATCACCGTCCTGACCTTAGCGCGCGCCGCCATTTTCCCGACCTCATCCGGCGTCAGATGCTCCTCGACTTCATGCCGCATGAACGCGGCTTGTTGTTGCGCGGTCATGCTTTGCCAAGTCCCGTTCCGGATCAACACCTGCTTCACGTCTTCGCTGGAGCCGACCTCCGTGACGAGGGTATCGGCATTCCTTGCCAATTCGGTCACCGCGTCGCTGGGACCGGTGTCGCCAGTAAAGACGATGACGCGGTCGGGTGTCTGGAAGCGATAGGCATAGGATTTGTACTTGCCATAATATGGACTGCCCTCCGGGATATGGAAGTGCGTGTTCTCGACAGCGCTTACCTGGATGTTCTTGTCCTGGTAGACCACCCCTGGCGCAACATCATGGCCGACGAAGACATCCTCGAGCGGCGTGCGTCTGCCTTCGGCCCAGCGGATTTCCGCATTCACCGTAAAGTACTGAATGGCGCCTTTCACCAGCGCGACAGTCCCGGGCGGGCCATAGACGGCGATGGGATCGTGGCGCTGAAAATCCCATGCAACCGACATGAGGGTGCCCAACCCCGCAGTGTGGTCATCATGGCCGTGCGTGATGAATACCTGCCCGATCTGGCGGAAACTGGCTCCCGCCTGCGTCAACCGGCGCAGCACGCCATCGCCGGCGTCCACAAGATAGTACGTCCCGTCGACGATCCACAGATTTGACGACTGCGCCCGGTCCCTGGCGGGAATCGGCCCTCCGCGCGTACCTAGCGTGATGAGGTGCGTGCCGGTTCGCGTTTCCGTTACCTCACCGTCTGCCTGCCCTGGAGGGAGGACACCCAAGGCAACGACGCCAGCAAGCAACAGTCGATAGATTCGCATTTTCCATCTCTCCCAAAGACCATGCCTCGGCGTCAATCCGCCCGACGGGAGAATGCGGCATCCCGCATGCCACCTGGGTACCGGGCGCCGATGATCGACATGGCGCTGCGGCGTGAAGCGAAGCCATAAGAGGCGTTTCATTTCTGACGCAGACCCGCCGCAGGGAAGACGACCGGCGCCTGCACGGCGGCGTTGACGAGACGGATCGCCGATGACTGACGGGCGCTGCCGGAAGAACCGAGGTTCGCGGTCGACCCGGAGTCGGGTTGCCGTCGAATTCACGGTTTTGACCAAGCAGAGACAGCCGCCGACGCTGTCTCCCGTGGTTCCGGTCTATTGGCTCGGCGCGGCATGCGCGGTGCGGCAAGCTCGGTGTGACCGCGCATACACCCCTCTCTCCGGGGACGAACGAAACGGAACGAGACGATCAGGTCGCGCGCCTCAGGAAGTCCGTGGCTGTCCCCATTTTCCTGGATTCAAGGTGGAGAGCGGCTGTTGGTCAAGAGGGACGCGGCGATGGACGGTACGGCACACCTCGCGCGCGATCCGGGACGTCGACATGAGGCCGGATCAGCGCTGTAACAGAAGGAGACATTGTGCGCACCGCCCAGATGCCTCGTCGCCGTGCGACCGGCCTGCGGTGCCGGTTGGCTCGTTTCATGCATTGTGACAAGGCTCGGGCAATGCTGGCCAGGGATCCGGGCGGGCTTCCTCCGCCCGGCGGCGTCCGGCCGCTGTATGAAGCAAGGAGGGCTGTTATGCCTGCGATTCCGAATGACCGCGTTGACGCACTGCGTCAGAACCTGCGCGGCGCCGTCCTGACCCCCACCGATGCCGGCTACGACGCCGCGCGCACGATCTGGAACGCCATGTGCGACAAGCGCCCCGCGCTGATGGTGCAGTGCGCCGGCGTGGCCGACGTGGTGGCGGCGGTGAACTTCGCCCGCGACAACGGCCTGCAGTTGGCCGTGCGCGGCGGCGGTCACAACATCGCCGGCAGCGCGCTCTGCGACGACGGACTGGTGATCGACTTCTCGCGCATGCGGTCCGTGCAGATCAACCTTGCCACCCGTCGCGCCTACGTCGAGCCGGGCGCCACCCTG harbors:
- a CDS encoding ABC transporter permease, whose product is MIYIAVRMLLGDRAKYAGLIAGITFTSFLVTFAASYFTGFMTQGFALISENGAADVWVMEPAVEAVEQTTNMSWVALDRVRSVQGVASAVPLVVGTVQARLPGGRVQPFQVIGVDDASLPGIPPLRDGLSPMALRAPDAVVVDAGGTTDKLETPVDKADQWPFAHPHLQAPARELAAGDELLVNDRRVLVAGRSDGLPRYPPRPLFYTTLSHALRILPPERRQLTFVLVRAANGVAARGLATRIEAQTGLRAQSSADFKASTVRWILANSEDVGDIAAMLTLAMSVGFGVTGIMLYMFTQENLRQYAVLSAMGTTARTLLSMIFAQAGLCALIGTGLGIGLCSMLGSLAANAGFPFRIMWFTPLFGALMVLVVSLVAAALSARTVLKLQPMVVFSGR
- a CDS encoding efflux transporter outer membrane subunit; its protein translation is MMARHRRCLPAMLCAALSACAVTAVPTPPAPAMPAHWHEAPDSHASATQADAAWWTTFHDQELDHLIERARQSNVDLQLAQARLREARARRTIAGAARLPSIGAAASMRREQDSENAPNPLLVKRDGEIESPGQPENLFQAGFDAKWELDLFGATRRATEAAQADLDAAAYDRGALLLSLLAEVSRNYIELRGIEAQRGIARASLASQQETLALIRARRAGGLAADLDAARAEAQVERTAARLPTLDMAYKKALYRLDVLVGEPPGTLADELRTERPLAAPPALPALGLPSDLLRQRPDIRSAERAVAAAGARLGMAKADLYPRFTLLGTVGLASVAAGNLFSGASVLWSVGPSITWPILRGGQVVATIEVRDAQQQQALIVYRRAILQGMEDAENAMAGYRHEQARRAALARTVDMEGQAAAFAQGRYLGGLADFREVLDAQRALFQAQSDLALSDTAVSLSLVALYKALGGGWNMDPQGAGAARPLDQGGEPR
- a CDS encoding efflux RND transporter periplasmic adaptor subunit, with protein sequence MIRRHLLPVLAVAGVIVTVIAVVVDSRPAVPNGPAVPPARAPFATQVAGTGVIEANGGNIDVGTPVPGIVTDIYVKWGDRVKAGDRLFKLDDRDLQAQLLPALATEKEAAARAAQASGLLRLAESVPDPRAISVEELSNRRSAVAISAAVLAGARARIAQIRLDIERRTVCALTPGKVLQVNVRPGEFAQDAAPAAPLIVLGDDTRLYLRVDIDEFDAGRVRPDAPAQAFVRGNPGLHTALRFERIEPYVVPKTTLTGRSTERTDARVLQVIYSFDPASLPGTYVGQQVDVFIQASGTASPGAPAS
- a CDS encoding ABC transporter ATP-binding protein: MSTKPNETRPAKSDDADVAVRCRGLKKAFGSGDALAPALRGIDLDIRYGELLMLVGPSGSGKTTLLSIIAGMLDRDAGQCLVLDHDFQQLGPDERARLRGESIGFVFQAFNLLRTLTVAENVAVPLLIRGTLRKEAVAKAEAMLAAVGLDERANALPAQLSGGQQQRVAIARALIHEPRLIVCDEPTSNLDHATGHHVMALLQHEARRPGRSLIVVTHDNRIFEFADRIAYLDDGMIVSVDGPALPGALQ
- a CDS encoding sensor histidine kinase, with protein sequence MRNSLRFKVALAFSAVTILLLIAQALGVKTLAEAQEERLIDALIQEDIGNLLQSYRSDPALLPPFDRHMNGYVSGGARQPVVLPAAVKDLPLGTHEILVGGQEIHVAVAPFGNARLYRVYDFGAYEQRFKQVINALMAGTGVFALLTIWLAYALSGLLVRQVGGLARQVKALRLGDAASVNPGRYDEAEVAELASAFNAYHQRMSSMVEREKSFTGNVSHELRTPLTIVKTGCELLDQDDSIRGKSRVRLQQIERAADTMREVIEALLMLAREASAEHQEPVNMADMARTALAPFADSLAAKDVEAMVDIDPGQHVTANRPALAIVLSNLVDNAVRHTAQGHIRFSYEDGRLALEDTGAGISPQALPHVFERLYQAGPEEARASGCGIGLAIVKRICDQYGWAIELDSELGRGTRASLRFAPTPASDAS
- a CDS encoding response regulator transcription factor produces the protein MRILVIEDDAGIAANLYDYLEHTGYEVDLASNGLAGLQLALSQPWDAILLDLSLPGMDGLALCRKLREEARRDTPVLMLTAKDTLDDKLSGFTHGADDYLVKPFSLKEVGARLGALIKRYKGQVAQGILCCADVRLDLATLTVMRAGRQLKLPPKCLQLLRILMQSPARVFSRVELETQVWGEALGDSDTLRAHVYTLRRALTAPGETNLIETVHGLGYRFVAGRADAE
- a CDS encoding MBL fold metallo-hydrolase, giving the protein MRIYRLLLAGVVALGVLPPGQADGEVTETRTGTHLITLGTRGGPIPARDRAQSSNLWIVDGTYYLVDAGDGVLRRLTQAGASFRQIGQVFITHGHDDHTAGLGTLMSVAWDFQRHDPIAVYGPPGTVALVKGAIQYFTVNAEIRWAEGRRTPLEDVFVGHDVAPGVVYQDKNIQVSAVENTHFHIPEGSPYYGKYKSYAYRFQTPDRVIVFTGDTGPSDAVTELARNADTLVTEVGSSEDVKQVLIRNGTWQSMTAQQQAAFMRHEVEEHLTPDEVGKMAARAKVRTVILTHLLPTVDEHDDYERYAAEVKKSFSGQVVVAKDLMEF